In Solenopsis invicta isolate M01_SB chromosome 1, UNIL_Sinv_3.0, whole genome shotgun sequence, one genomic interval encodes:
- the LOC105193285 gene encoding small integral membrane protein 14: protein MSDEGFDPCECIWNYMSVQHLLSILRQSQNYCSDTECFSVSRLPGPQTNIREPSDFLFTCLIIGFIILMYAFRPRAFRQTTRNVIKSNNEPDSHGDGPPSPPTMS, encoded by the exons ATGAGCGACGAAGGATTCGACCCGTGCGAGTGCATATGGAATTACATGTCCGTGCAACATCTGCTTTCTATC TTACGACAATCGCAAAATTATTGTTCGGATACCGAGTGCTTCAGCGTGTCGAGAC TTCCTGGACCGCAGACGAACATTCGGGAACCTTCAGATTTCCTCTTCACTTGCTTAATTATTGGCTTTATCATTCTCATGTACGCATTTAGACCGAGAGCTTTCCGACAAACGACCAGGAACGTTATCAAGAGCAACAACGAGCCT GATTCACACGGAGATGGCCCGCCTTCGCCACCAACGATGAGTTAA